In Scyliorhinus torazame isolate Kashiwa2021f chromosome 19, sScyTor2.1, whole genome shotgun sequence, a single genomic region encodes these proteins:
- the LOC140395861 gene encoding adenosine receptor A2a-like: MGGRGSIVMSLYITVEILIAVLAVAGNILVCWAVQVNPRLKSSTNYFLVSLAVADLAVGVLVIPASIVISAKITMDVHGCLFLACLVLVFTQNSIFSLLAIAIDRYIAVNHPLRYTQLVTSRRTNRVIALLWVLSLFLGLIPVFGWNKAGSATRVCPGNGTGSRWQSRSNRSGPRCAQVDCLFEQVVDLSYMVYCNFLSCVLLPLLAMLAVYAQIFVVARRHLRSLGGGPRAVLRGELRAAKVLLLVVGLFALCWLPLHVLNALATLCPACPRPPLWVLDLAIVLSHANSAVNPIVYAFRLREFRLTFLGLARRDSWADAQHGGLKGALSIPMVSR; encoded by the exons ATGGGAGGACGTGGGTCGATCGTCATGTCGTTGTACATCACCGTGGAGATCCTCATAGCCGTGCTGGCTGTcgcgggcaacatcctggtgtgcTGGGCGGTGCAGGTAAACCCACGGTTGAAGAGCAGCACCAACTACTTCCTGGTGTCGTTGGCGGTGGCGGACCTGGCGGTGGGGGTCCTTGTTATCCCAGCGTCAATCGTCATCAGCGCCAAAATTACCATGGACGTCCATGGCTGCCTCTTCCTCGCCTGTCTGGTCCTGGTCTTCACCCAGAATTCCATCTTCAGCCTCCTCGCCATCGCCATTGACCGCTACATCGCTGTTAACCACCCGCTGAG gtataCGCAGCTGGTCACGAGTCGTCGGACCAATCGTGTGATTGCTCTGCTCTGGGTCCTCTCGCTGTTCCTGGGACTGATCCCCGTGTTTGGCTGgaacaaggctggcagtgccacgcgTGTCTGCCCGGGGAACGGGACTGGGTCTCGGTGGCAGAGTCGGTCCAACCGCAGCGGGCCGCGGTGCGCGCAGGTGGACTGCCTCTTCGAGCAGGTGGTCGATCTCTCCTACATGGTGTATTGTAACTTCCTGTCCTGCGTGCTGCTGCCCCTGCTGGCCATGCTGGCCGTCTACGCACAGATATTTGTGGTGGCGCGGCGGCACCTCCGCAGCCTGGGCGGCGGGCCCCGTGCCGTGCTCCGGGGCGAGCTGCGGGCAGCCAAGGTGCTCCTCCTGGTCGTGGGCCTGTTCGCTCTGTGCTGGCTCCCGCTCCACGTCCTCAATGCCCTGGCCACCCTTTGCCCGGCCTGCCCGCGCCCTCCGCTATGGGTCCTGGACCTGGCCATCGTACTCTCGCACGCCAACTCAGCCGTCAATCCCATCGTCTACGCGTTCCGCCTTCGTGAGTTCCGGCTCACCTTCCTGGGGTTGGCTCGCAGGGACTCGTGGGCCGACGCTCAGCACGGCGGCCTCAAGGGGGCGCTCAGCATCCCCATGGTGTCGCGGTGA